In Borrelia turicatae 91E135, the genomic stretch ATTTAATCTTAGATTCATCATGATTTAAAAACTTGTTGAAATCACTTTCACTCCCTAGAGCCTCTTTTAAGAAATCCAGATTTGATTTTTCAGTATCATTTAATTTTTCTCTTAATAGGTCTTCAGGTGTTTTTTGTACTTCTTCTTGTTCTTCTAAGTTTCTTTTAACTCTACTCTTAGGTTTAGCATTACCATGCTCATATTCACAACTACTAATTAGTAGTGCCAACACCAAAATAAAATTAATTTTATTCATATAAATCCCCTTATCTTTTTGATTTTAAAAATATATCTCTATTTACATATCTTTAATGTACATGTACTTATAAGTATTAATTGTTTTTGTAAAGTTTATTGTTTTGTTATAAATTTTATGTTAAATATATTTTTGTTAACCTATTAGTTAACTTATGTTAAATGATATGAGTAGGATAAAGAAATCATTAGATGATTATGTTGTGTATTTTAGAGAAGGCAGGCTTAATGATGCTAGGATTGCAAAAGAGCTTGGAGTAAGTCGTGTTAATGTAGGAAAGATGAGACGCAAATGGGAAGAGATTAAGGATGACCCTGAGTATATTAATGGTGCTGCTAAGCTCACTATTTGTGAAGATACTTTAAATAATATATTATTTCATGCATCACAAAGTAGGGCTCAAGCACGTGATCTTAAAAGTCAGTTTAGTATGGCTAAAAGTATGTTGGGACTTGAGTTTATAAATTCATTTAGTCGTTATTTAGAGTTGGAACTTAAAACACATAATTACAAAATAGAAGAATTAGATGATTATGTTGTGTATTTTAGAGAAGGCAGGCTTAATGATGCTAGGATTGCAAAAGAGCTTGGAGTAAGTCGTGTTAATGTAGGAAAGATGAGACGCAAATGGGAAGAGATTAAGGATGACCCTGAGTATATTAATGGTGCTGCTAAGCTCACTATTTGTGAAGATACTTTAAATAATATATTATTTCATGCATCACAAAGTAGGGCTCAAGCACGTGATCTTAAAAGTCAGTTTAGTATGGCTAAAAGTATGTTGGGACTTGAGTTTATAAATTCATTTAGTCGTTATTTAGAGTTGGAACTTAAAACACATAATTACAAAATAGAAGAATTAGAGTCCCAAATTAGCAATCTTTACAAGAAGACTTTAAGTAAAAAAGTTGCACATTCAGAAGAAGAGAGTCGTGAGCTTGAAGAGTTAAAACTTAAACTCGATGAGCTTAAAAGGGATCTCGAACTTAAGAAAATGTCACTATATTACAAGACAATGCTAAAGCTTAAAGCTACTGATACAGATGTGCGCTCTAAATTACAAATTTAAAGGATATGGTAATGGATATATATAAACTGCCTATATTTAAAGAAATGCAGCGAGAGTACAAGCGTGATTTTGGTATTGATATAATGGATTTTATTAAGCCTAAAGCATTGGAGGTTGATTTTAAAGGGTTTGAAAGTAAATATTTAACTTCAAAACAACTTAAAGTAATACGTAATATCGAGAAGAATAATCAAAGTAAAATTATCTTCTCAGGTGGGATTGCTAGCGGTAAAACATTTCTAGCATGTTATCTATTCTTAAAAATACTGCTTACAAATAGGAATGTGTATAAAAAAAATACTAATAATTTTATAATAGGAAATTCACAAAAATCATTAGAGGTTAATGTTATGAGTGAGTTAGAAGATATTGCTAGTATGCTTAAGATACCCTTTAGGCCAAAATTTTCTAATACATCATATTTTGAAATAGACTCACTAAGAGTTAATTTGTATGGTGGTGATAGGGCAAGTGATTTTGAGAGGTTTAGAGGCTCTAATTCGGCGCTTATTTACGTTAATGAAGCAACTACACTGCATAAAGAAACATTAATAGAATGTTTAAAAAGGCTTAGAGTAGGTATGCAAACCATTATATTTGATACCAATCCTGACAGTCCGGAGCATTTCTTTAAAACGGATTATATTGATAATACAGAAATTTACTCTACATATAACTTTACAACATATGATAATGAATTAATTTCTAGAGAATTTATTAAAACCCAAGAAAAAATTTATAAAGACATGCCAACATATAAAGCAAGGGTACTACTTGGAGAATGGGTTGCATCCTGTGATGCG encodes the following:
- a CDS encoding Mlp family lipoprotein codes for the protein MNKINFILVLALLISSCEYEHGNAKPKSRVKRNLEEQEEVQKTPEDLLREKLNDTEKSNLDFLKEALGSESDFNKFLNHDESKIKSVLEHIHTELEKCKGDNASQQKNTFKTVLQGSFQSNSNNLETFKEQASSTCGSGG
- a CDS encoding DUF603 domain-containing protein, whose amino-acid sequence is MSRIKKSLDDYVVYFREGRLNDARIAKELGVSRVNVGKMRRKWEEIKDDPEYINGAAKLTICEDTLNNILFHASQSRAQARDLKSQFSMAKSMLGLEFINSFSRYLELELKTHNYKIEELDDYVVYFREGRLNDARIAKELGVSRVNVGKMRRKWEEIKDDPEYINGAAKLTICEDTLNNILFHASQSRAQARDLKSQFSMAKSMLGLEFINSFSRYLELELKTHNYKIEELESQISNLYKKTLSKKVAHSEEESRELEELKLKLDELKRDLELKKMSLYYKTMLKLKATDTDVRSKLQI
- a CDS encoding PBSX family phage terminase large subunit; the encoded protein is MDIYKLPIFKEMQREYKRDFGIDIMDFIKPKALEVDFKGFESKYLTSKQLKVIRNIEKNNQSKIIFSGGIASGKTFLACYLFLKILLTNRNVYKKNTNNFIIGNSQKSLEVNVMSELEDIASMLKIPFRPKFSNTSYFEIDSLRVNLYGGDRASDFERFRGSNSALIYVNEATTLHKETLIECLKRLRVGMQTIIFDTNPDSPEHFFKTDYIDNTEIYSTYNFTTYDNELISREFIKTQEKIYKDMPTYKARVLLGEWVASCDAIFTNINLTSNHEFISPIAYLDPAYSIGGDNTAICVLERVDQSYYAFIFQEKLPAGDLRVLNTIKTILTNLNVHTLYVEDRDDIAGHGNVTKIFLNLRAGMSHKFRIAPIKPISNKFTRIATLIEPFATSKLSIMDYSSKSAISDIYKYKGDGKSDDDSLDSLSASYMLLTLGVRNLKAHFTKIRFL